Proteins encoded within one genomic window of Cucumis sativus cultivar 9930 chromosome 3, Cucumber_9930_V3, whole genome shotgun sequence:
- the LOC101209020 gene encoding serine carboxypeptidase-like 45 encodes MDDQKLSVVSLVVIHVAVLLFSSVLGAHLEDEIRSLPSQPSDSKANFKQFGGYVTIDEKQGRALFYYFVEAQTQPTSKPLVLWLNGGPGCSSVGAGAFIEHGPFKINGETLVKNEYSWNTEANMLYVESPAGVGFSYSSNKSFYSKINDKITARDNLLFLQNWFVKFPEYKNADFYITGESYGGHYVPQLAQLILKSKANIKLKGIAIGNPLLDLVNDFNARDKFMWSHGVISDSAYMLLSSICNTSRFYQEIFQGFISSDCIFVFSEVSKQLSPLIDDYNVIGDVCSLTAKSQPSVLLHPLSSFITKSVSQRHLLSHPQEKVGIDRDVCSQENIAKYLNRNDVQKALHAKLIGVDQWSVCNSNNSDWHYDLKNWLTPTIGVVGSLVKSHIRVLVYSGDQDSVVSFTGTRTLVNLLANSLGLNITMSYKVWVVDNQAGGWSEAYGKFLSFATVRGASHLAPETQPKTSLALFKAFLDGI; translated from the exons atggatgATCAGAAGCTAAGTGTAGTGAGTTTGGTTGTAATTCATGTGGCAGTACTATTATTTTCAAGTGTATTGGGTGCTCATTTAGAAGATGAAATTAGAAGCTTGCCAAGCCAACCAAGTGATAGTAAGGCAAATTTCAAGCAGTTTGGTGGGTATGTTACGATTGATGAGAAACAGGGGAGGGCTCTGTTTTATTACTTTGTTGAAGCACAAACCCAGCCTACTTCTAAGCCTCTTGTCTTGTGGCTCAATGGAG GTCCTGGGTGTTCTTCTGTTGGAGCTGGAGCTTTCATAGAACATGGGCCCTTTAAAATTAATGGAGAAACTCTAGTGAAGAATGAGTATAGTTGGAACACAG AAGCAAACATGTTATATGTGGAGTCACCAGCAGGTGTTGGATTCTCATATTCTTCTAATAAATCTTTCTACTCCAAAATTAACGATAAAATTACAG CAAGAGACAATCTGCTATTTCTTCAGAATTGGTTCGTCAAATTTCCCGAGTACAAGAATGCAGACTTTTACATTACTGGAGAGAGCTACGGAg GACACTATGTTCCACAATTAGCCCAGCTCATTCTCAAGTCCAAAGCCAATATCAAACTAAAAGGAATCGCT ATAGGAAATCCACTTCTAGACTTGGTGAATGACTTCAACGCTAGAGATAAATTTATGTGGTCACACGGCGTCATTTCCGACTCAGCTTATATGCTTTTGAGTTCAATATGCAATACTTCACGGTTTTATCAAGAGATCTTTCAAGGCTTCATTTCTTCAGATTGTATCTTCGTTTTTTCTGAGGTTTCCAAGCAACTTTCTCCCCTCATAGATGATTACAATGTCATCGGCGACGTTTGTTCCCTCACCGCCAAATCACAGCCTTCCGTTCTCCTTCATCCACTTTCCTCTTTCATCACTAAATCTGTTTCACAACGCCACCTTCTAAGTCACCCTCAG GAAAAGGTTGGTATTGACAGAGATGTTTGTTCACaagaaaatatagcaaagtatTTAAATAGAAACGATGTTCAAAAAGCTCTCCACGCCAAACTTATTGGAGTCGATCAATGGAGTGTATGCAACAGCAACAATTC AGATTGGCATTATGATCTTAAGAACTGGCTTACACCTACGATTGGTGTCGTTGGCTCACTTGTCAAGTCTCACATTCGAGTCTTGGTTTACAG TGGTGATCAAGACTCAGTCGTCTCATTTACTGGAACAAGGACATTGGTGAATTTATTAGCAAACTCATTGGGTCTAAATATAACTATGTCTTACAAAGTTTGGGTCGTGGACAATCAG GCTGGTGGGTGGAGTGAAGCTTATGGTAAGTTTCTATCCTTCGCAACCGTAAGAGGAGCTTCTCACTTGGCTCCAGAGACTCAACCCAAGACATCTTTGGCGCTTTTCAAAGCATTTTTGGATGGAATTTAA
- the LOC101208537 gene encoding uncharacterized protein LOC101208537, whose translation MEAREMEEALKVLDSSLSQIKWRLKFPAKRRLQLDVLALCTGMRPVVMIDYGGKMPELQQRLCALLKLIQTELHIFENLKVMVMEDMIYLIHVQGLAEHVHSTLNSKFTLLLVDIEQDPPKMIVDAEKSSLGLQLKSIQKLFSSLFSQDETESGPLPSVGETCTTDIRSSIHGISSQSSVIDLSNFLQHTEITLPTLNGWLLGYPIVYLFDKEHISEATYNLSAKPLHIFRLSVSRRGGSTKESQLEELLSFTVPYELSMRGAKEAWAEAFLESMQQKWERCSQVWGSLRMEVTECHAQAIVL comes from the exons atggagGCAAGAGAAATGGAGGAAGCACTGAAGGTGTTGGActcttctctttctcaaaTCAAATGGCGTCTCAAATTTCCAGCCAAGCGTCGTCTCCAATTAG ATGTCTTAGCTTTGTGTACTGGAATGAGACCAGTTGTGATGATAGACTATGGTGGGAAGATGCCTGAACTGCAACAGCGGCTTTGTGCACTTCTGAAACTGATTCAAACG GAATTACATATATTTGAGAATCTTAAGGTAATGGTCATGGAAGATATGATATATCTGATACATGTGCAAGGACTCGCCGAACATGTtcattcaactttaaattccaaattcaCACTTCTCCTTGTGGACATTGAACAGGACCCTCCCAAG ATGATAGTAGATGCTGAGAAAAGTTCACTGGGTTTGCAGCTTAAATCAATTCAAAAGTTGTTCTCATCTTTGTTTTCTCAAGATGAAACAGAAAGTGGCCCATTACCATCTGTTGGGGAAACCTGCACAACGGATATCAGATCCTCTATTCATGGGATTAGTTCTCAGTCTTCTGTCATTGATCTTAGTAACTTTTTGCAGCATACTGAAATCACTCTGCCAACTCTAAATGG ATGGCTTCTTGGCTATCCAATTGTATACCTTTTTGATAAGGAGCACATATCTGAGGCTACTTACAATCTTTCTGCTAAGCCTCTTCACATCTTCAGATTATCAGTTAGCAG GAGAGGCGGTTCCACAAAAGAATCTCAGCTAGAAGAGCTTCTAAG TTTCACAGTGCCTTATGAGCTTAGCATGAGAGGAGCGAAGGAGGCATGGGCAGAGGCATTTTTGGAAAGTATGCAGCAAAAGTGGGAGAGATGCAGTCAAGTGTGGGGTTCGTTGAGGATGGAGGTTACTGAATGTCATGCACAGGCCATTGTCTTGTAA
- the LOC101208777 gene encoding uncharacterized CRM domain-containing protein At3g25440, chloroplastic, translating to MAKSLFHNLRRAPLLFRSSSLNQLSFRPILEIPDTVFSQIKKFPEANISKPLLGFRNLSHGSVNLVVSQGKPKFETHEVDPPKKEKWKTKKKLKMQRMRLKQKRKAANKRDPRQLRVKGKKKQKFPNAAERIKNKLENARIKEALLIERLRRYEVPKVQGPMVKPHDLTGEERFYIKKMGQKRSNYVPIGRRGVFGGVILNMHMHWKKHETVKVYCKPCKPGQVHEYAQEIARLSGGIPIQIIGDDTIIFYRGKDYVQPEVMSPIDTLSKKRALEKSKYEQSLESVRRFIAIAEKELELYYRHIALYGDPNDRNPLSILNVPSDNLNSDKYQITNMEDSHSAALCLASDVMNQRNPDFSDDESLDIGDGFADACFSTSESDFESDKLDESGEGRMEVSVSQTEEISSTTMNTCSAFPNKCEFHKQELPIHS from the exons ATGGCCAAATCTTTGTTTCATAATCTTCGCAGAGCTCCTCTGCTTTTCAGATCATCATCTCTGAACCAACTGTCTTTCAG ACCTATTCTTGAGATCCCTGACACTGTTTTCTCCCAAATCAAAAAATTTCCTGAAGCCAACATCTCAAAACCTTTGTTGGGATTTAGAAATCTGAGCCATGGTTCTGTGAATCTTGTCGTATCCCAAGGGAAACCAAAGTTTGAAACACATGAAGTAGATCCTccaaaaaaagagaagtggaaaactaaaaaaaagttgaagatgcAGCGAATGAGATTAaagcagaaaagaaaagcagcAAATAAGAGAGACCCTCGTCAACTGCGTGTCAAGgggaagaagaaacagaaatTTCCAAATGCAGCAGAGAGAATCAAGAACAAGCTGGAAAAC GCCAGGATTAAGGAAGCATTGCTGATTGAGAGGTTAAGGCGGTATGAAGTTCCTAAAGTTCAGGGTCCTATGGTGAAACCACACGATCTGACTGGTGAGGAACgattttatataaagaaaatgggtCAAAAGAGATCTAATTATGTACCTATTGGAAGAAGAGGAGTTTTTGGAGGTGTGATTCTAAACATGCACATGCATTGGAAGAAACACGAAACTGTTAAAGTTTATTGCAAGCCTTGTAAACCTGGCCAAGTGCATGAGTACGCACAGGAAATTGCAAGATTGAGTGGAGGAATCCCAATACAGATAATCGGTGATGATACTATTATCTTCTATCGAGGGAAGGACTATGTGCAACCAGAAGTTATGTCACCAATTGATACATTATCTAAAAAACGG GCACTGGAAAAGTCCAAATACGAGCAATCCCTCGAGTCTGTACGCCGCTTCATTGCCATTGCTGAGAAGGAACTGGAGCTATATTACAGGCATATTGCACTTTACGGTGATCCAAATGATAGGAACCCATTGTCCATCTTAAACGTTCCATCTGACAACTTGAACTCagacaaatatcaaattactaATATGGAAGACTCTCATTCTGCTGCTCTTTGCCTAGCATCTGATGTTATGAATCAAAGAAATCCCGATTTCTCGGATGACGAATCATTAGATATTGGAGATGGATTTGCAGATGCTTGCTTTTCTACAAGTGAATCAGATTTTGAAAGTGACAAATTAGATGAGTCTGGTGAAGGGAGAATGGAAGTTAGTGTTTCCCAGACGGAAGAGATTTCCTCAACCACAATGAACACATGTTCAGCTTTCCCGAACAAGTGTGAATTTCATAAGCAAGAACTACCGATACACTCataa